A portion of the Cryptomeria japonica chromosome 5, Sugi_1.0, whole genome shotgun sequence genome contains these proteins:
- the LOC131032798 gene encoding wall-associated receptor kinase 2-like — MLFQIQMHWVVVVRFVIYLCFVGFTAASKCDPEKCGSLNVSYPFWIHNSHCGYPGFRINCTKDEDTGNMALFLPVSNDSIWENRTRAYYKIWKIDYSGYIVINSTSLKASSCGQADGLIKWFAAPGPFYFSKFDKFVVVGCNTTGSYTFEDGWGEAKCVSSCASRPRVDAPYCRYGCCEITLPDNHWRIKFTGGGVDNFNQFCSFSTIMDPSTFTVVGNITDLFQTQSTKPYYGLRLNWGIGSHNCSTAKGTADYSCSSNAECIDSPSGGGHLCRCLPGYEGNGYSNGTGCTDIDECRNKTLSICVEPSQGGVCHNLQGSHNCSCAKGYTGDDLKNGSRCEWERSNKSAMFAAIGSVSSFVGVSLGAFGLVLFLRMRHQKQAREEYFRCNGGFLLQRILAEKGKQTEEKIKIFSENELKRASQCYSDDMKLGTGGSSTVYKGILSNGTPVAIKKFKEFPIGVESEEAMNQFINEIVILSGLDHKNVVKLVACCLQTQSPLLVYEFVDGGTISHQLHSGRLTWQTRLQIAMGSANALTYLHSELDRPIIHRDVKSTNILLDKTITPKVADFGISRLLCGNDTHLTTNIMGTCGYMDPEYYETGTITEKSDVYSFGVFLAELLTGRDPLSPGRPPHEIILSKFFLSKCKDDSLSDILDPNVKNEENLDQMTAVASLVRECLCPEGKGRPTMREVKMKLEEIEVSTRLTTSTSCLNVPSYHISSETQIESTTSLFQLTEISRMQGR, encoded by the exons ATGCTGTTTCAAATTCAAATGCATTGGGTAGTTGTGGTTCGCTTTGTAATTTATCTCTGTTTTGTGGGGTTTACTGCTGCTTCAAAATGTGATCCTGAAAAGTGTGGTTCCCTGAATGTGAGTTACCCTTTTTGGATTCACAATTCTCATTGTGGATACCCTGGCTTTCGGATCAATTGCACCAAGGATGAAGATACTGGAAATATGGCTCTATTTCTTCCTGTCAGTAATGATAGTATTTGGGAAAACAGAACAAGAGCTTATTATAAGATTTGGAAAATCGATTATTCTGGTTACATTGTCATTAATTCCACTTCTCTTAAAGCCTCTTCGTGTGGGCAGGCAGACGGATTAATCAAGTGGTTTGCCGCACCCGGGCCTTTCTATTTTTCTAAGTTCGATAAATTTGTAGTTGTTGGTTGCAATACAACCGGTAGTTACACATTCGAGGACGGATGGGGAGAAGCCAAATGTGTATCTTCATGTGCCTCTCGCCCTAGAGTTGATGCACCATACTGCCGTTATGGCTGTTGTGAAATTACCCTTCCAGATAATCATTGGCGGATAAAATTTACGGGCGGAGGTGTGGATAATTTTAATCAATTCTGTAGCTTCTCCACCATAATGGATCCCTCCACCTTCACTGTAGTCGGCAACATAACAGACCTCTTTCAGACACAAAGTACAAAGCCTTATTATGGTCTCCGCCTAAACTGGGGCATCGGCAGTCATAATTGCTCCACAGCTAAAGGAACTGCCGATTATTCTTGCTCATCTAATGCAGAATGCATTGACTCGCCTTCCGGAGGTGGACACTTATGCAGATGCCTTCCTGGTTACGAAGGAAATGGTTACTCCAATGGCACAGGTTGCACAG ACATTGACGAATGCCGCAATAAAACCTTGAGTATATGCGTGGAACCATCCCAGGGAGGTGTATGTCATAATTTGCAAGGGTCTCACAATTGTTCATGTGCAAAGGGTTACACTGGAGATGACTTGAAAAACGGGTCAAGGTGCGAGTGGGAAAGATCAAATAAATCTGCCATGTTTGCAGCTATAG GCTCTGTTTCTTCATTCGTTGGAGTTTCATTAGGAGCCTTCGGATTAGTCTTGTTTCTGAGAATGCGTCATCAAAAACAGGCAAGGGAGGAGTATTTCCGATGTAATGGAGGTTTTTTGCTACAAAGAATCCTTGCAGAAAAGGGAAAACAGACGGAggaaaaaataaagattttttctgaaaatgagcttAAAAGGGCCTCCCAATGTTATTCAGATGACATGAAGCTTGGTACCGGTGGTTCAAGCACAGTATACAAAGGGATCCTGTCAAATGGTACACCTGTGGCCATTAAAAAATTCAAGGAATTTCCCATTGGTGTAGAAAGTGAGGAAGCCATGAATCAGTTCATTAACGAGATCGTGATTCTCTCGGGTCTTGATCACAAAAATGTGGTGAAGTTGGTTGCTTGTTGCCTGCAAACACAATCTCCTCTTCTTGTATATGAATTCGTTGATGGGGGAACAATTTCTCATCAGCTACATTCTGGTCGTTTGACTTGGCAGACTCGCCTGCAAATTGCAATGGGTAGTGCAAATGCTTTGACATATCTACATTCAGAATTAGATCGCCCCATTATCCACAGGGATGTGAAATCAACTAATATTCTTCTCGACAAAACCATCACTCCAAAAGTTGCAGATTTTGGGATATCTCGGCTACTGTGTGGGAATGATACACATCTCACTACCAATATAATGGGCACCTGTGGTTACATGGATCCTGAATACTATGAAACGGGAACAATAACTGAAAAAAGTGATGTTTACAGCTTCGGCGTTTTCCTTGCAGAGCTCCTCACAGGTCGAGATCCCTTGTCTCCTGGAAGACCTCCACATGAAATCATCTTATCCAAGTTTTTTCTTTCCAAGTGTAAGGATGACAGCTTGAGTGATATTTTGGATCCAAACGTGAAGAACGAAGAGAACCTGGATCAGATGACTGCTGTGGCAAGTCTAGTTAGAGAATGTCTTTGTCCAGAAGGAAAGGGAAGACCAACCATGAGAGAGGTGAAGATGAAGCTAGAGGAGATTGAAGTTTCCACAAGGCTCACCACATCAACTTCATGTTTAAATGTTCCAAGTTACCACATTTCAAGTGAGACTCAAATTGAGTCAACAACTTCTCTCTTTCAGCTCACAGAGATCTCTAGGATGCAAGGACGCTGA